One part of the Algibacter sp. L1A34 genome encodes these proteins:
- a CDS encoding SHOCT domain-containing protein, with protein sequence MNAIFTDASFQNMTNVANRYGVSVNAVTDLTQALMRSNGTMAQFNISELGGGGQWMQGGMTMVGDMFNNQLKSTVDGLCNELSNLINQGGIQYKPLPKTQNQNGFQSGSGNWWGDLGFPNSTGSQNGTSYAIFSNIGRLAIQQNGKVTVFDTLDNHIGGVGQQQGGNYSVTFTSQYGTVDLNTLPIVSGGENKPKPQQPEQVNNNNNNNNAMQNQPEPIIMEQAPVNTNDNNNNSNTNNNNSALEEDIFMKIEKLANLKNKDILSVDEFEKKKAELLSRL encoded by the coding sequence ATGAATGCAATATTTACAGATGCTAGTTTTCAGAATATGACGAATGTAGCAAACCGTTATGGTGTAAGTGTTAATGCTGTTACAGATTTAACGCAAGCACTTATGAGAAGTAATGGTACAATGGCCCAATTTAATATTTCCGAGCTTGGTGGCGGAGGTCAGTGGATGCAAGGTGGCATGACTATGGTTGGCGATATGTTTAACAACCAACTTAAATCTACTGTAGATGGGTTGTGCAACGAGTTATCAAACTTAATAAATCAAGGAGGAATACAATATAAACCTTTACCGAAAACACAAAACCAAAACGGATTTCAATCAGGATCTGGGAACTGGTGGGGAGATTTAGGTTTTCCTAATTCTACAGGTAGTCAAAACGGAACGAGTTATGCTATTTTTTCTAACATTGGGCGTTTAGCGATTCAACAGAATGGAAAAGTAACCGTATTTGATACGCTTGATAACCATATAGGTGGTGTAGGGCAACAACAAGGTGGGAATTATTCAGTTACATTTACAAGCCAATATGGTACGGTAGATTTAAATACTTTGCCTATTGTTTCGGGTGGAGAAAATAAACCTAAACCACAACAGCCAGAACAAGTTAATAATAATAATAATAATAATAATGCAATGCAGAATCAGCCAGAACCAATAATTATGGAACAGGCTCCTGTAAACACTAATGACAATAACAATAATTCGAACACTAATAATAACAATAGTGCTTTGGAGGAAGATATTTTTATGAAAATAGAAAAGTTAGCTAATTTAAAAAACAAGGATATTCTTTCAGTAGATGAGTTTGAAAAGAAGAAAGCTGAATTATTAAGCAGATTATAA
- a CDS encoding MIP/aquaporin family protein, with protein sequence MSILVAEILGTMLMILLGNGVVANVVLKDTKAGGAGWIEITTAWALAVFVGVIVAGPYSGAHLNPAVTIGLAVAGKVSWALVPEYLAGEMIGAMIGAFLVWLFYKDHFKITDDDAGKLACFSTGPAIKNTFSNLMSEIIGTFVLIFVIFYIAGPSLDLGIEGNPEALIGLGSIGAIPVAFLVWVIGLSLGGTTGYAINPARDLGPRIMHSILPIKGKSDWGYAWVPIVGPIIGCVIAAYLYMYLM encoded by the coding sequence ATGTCAATTTTAGTAGCAGAAATATTAGGAACCATGCTAATGATTCTATTAGGTAATGGTGTTGTAGCTAATGTAGTCTTAAAAGATACAAAGGCTGGTGGTGCAGGATGGATCGAAATTACTACAGCATGGGCGTTGGCTGTGTTTGTAGGTGTTATAGTAGCAGGGCCTTATAGTGGTGCGCATTTAAATCCAGCGGTAACTATTGGTTTGGCCGTGGCAGGTAAAGTTTCTTGGGCTTTAGTTCCAGAATATCTTGCAGGGGAAATGATAGGAGCCATGATAGGCGCATTTTTAGTGTGGTTATTTTATAAAGATCACTTTAAAATAACTGATGATGATGCGGGTAAATTAGCTTGTTTTAGTACAGGGCCAGCAATTAAAAATACCTTTTCAAATTTAATGAGTGAGATTATAGGAACTTTTGTTTTGATCTTTGTTATATTCTATATAGCAGGTCCAAGTCTTGATTTGGGGATAGAAGGAAATCCTGAAGCTCTTATTGGTTTGGGATCTATTGGAGCAATACCTGTAGCTTTCCTTGTTTGGGTAATTGGTTTGTCTTTAGGTGGTACTACAGGATATGCCATTAATCCGGCTAGAGATTTAGGTCCGAGAATTATGCACTCTATTTTACCTATAAAAGGTAAAAGTGATTGGGGTTATGCTTGGGTTCCTATAGTAGGTCCTATTATTGGTTGTGTAATCGCAGCTTATTTATATATGTATTTAATGTAG
- the eno gene encoding phosphopyruvate hydratase has protein sequence MKIQKVEAIEILDSRGNPTVEVNLRLEDGTIARAMVPSGASTGEREATELRDGDKNRYGGKGVLKAVNNVNTVIAKAIENKHFINQRELDYFLIDLDGTKNKSKLGANAILGVSMAFARAKALSSRMPLYQYLGGSNAHVMPVPCMNVINGGRHADNTIDFQEFMIAPHNAPSFKESIRMGEEVFHSLKTVLKSKGFSTGVGDEGGFAPDLKSNEQAVEMILEGITKAGYTPGKDVGICVDPATSEMWEDGKYKFFKSSQKLVSSDDMIKLWESWVNQYPIVLLEDGLSENDWEGWKNMTDTIGKKIEVVGDDLFCTNKSILAEGISKGVANSILIKLNQIGTVTETLETIELANKNSYNCFVSHRSGETVDSFIADLTVGINAGHLKTGSGCRGERIEKFNQLMRIENELGSASNFAGIKAFKNAGLLQ, from the coding sequence ATGAAAATTCAAAAAGTTGAAGCAATCGAAATACTCGATTCAAGAGGAAACCCCACAGTAGAAGTAAACTTAAGATTAGAAGATGGAACAATCGCGAGAGCCATGGTGCCGAGCGGAGCATCGACAGGAGAACGAGAAGCTACAGAGTTAAGGGATGGTGATAAAAATCGATATGGAGGTAAAGGCGTATTAAAAGCGGTTAATAACGTAAACACCGTAATAGCCAAAGCTATTGAAAACAAACATTTTATAAACCAACGTGAATTAGATTATTTTTTAATAGACCTAGATGGCACAAAGAATAAATCGAAATTAGGTGCCAATGCCATACTTGGTGTTTCTATGGCTTTTGCACGTGCCAAGGCATTAAGTTCACGCATGCCACTATACCAATATTTAGGAGGTAGCAATGCTCACGTTATGCCTGTGCCTTGTATGAATGTTATTAACGGTGGAAGACATGCTGACAATACGATAGATTTTCAAGAATTTATGATTGCGCCTCACAATGCGCCATCCTTTAAAGAATCTATAAGAATGGGTGAAGAAGTTTTTCATTCGTTAAAAACAGTATTAAAATCTAAAGGCTTTAGTACTGGTGTTGGAGATGAAGGTGGTTTTGCTCCCGATTTAAAATCGAACGAACAGGCTGTTGAAATGATTTTAGAAGGTATTACCAAAGCAGGTTACACACCAGGAAAAGATGTTGGCATTTGTGTAGACCCTGCAACAAGTGAAATGTGGGAAGATGGCAAGTATAAATTTTTTAAAAGTTCTCAAAAACTAGTTTCAAGTGACGACATGATTAAGCTATGGGAAAGCTGGGTAAACCAATACCCTATTGTTCTATTAGAAGATGGTTTATCTGAAAATGATTGGGAAGGCTGGAAAAACATGACAGATACTATTGGTAAAAAAATTGAAGTTGTAGGTGACGATTTGTTCTGCACAAATAAATCTATTCTAGCAGAAGGTATTAGTAAAGGTGTTGCAAATTCAATTTTAATTAAACTTAACCAAATAGGAACTGTAACAGAAACACTAGAAACCATAGAACTTGCCAATAAAAACTCTTATAATTGTTTTGTTTCTCACAGAAGTGGTGAAACTGTAGATAGTTTTATTGCAGATTTAACGGTTGGTATTAATGCTGGACATTTAAAAACTGGTAGTGGTTGCCGTGGTGAACGTATAGAAAAATTCAATCAACTTATGCGAATTGAAAATGAATTAGGAAGTGCTTCAAATTTTGCAGGAATTAAAGCTTTTAAAAACGCTGGATTACTACAATAG
- a CDS encoding glycerol-3-phosphate dehydrogenase/oxidase: protein MDRKEIMSKLRSDSKTYDFVIIGGGATGIGIALEASARGYSVALLEKSDFTKSTSSKATKLVHGGVRYLAQGDIGLVREAVVERGLMLKNAPHITKSQSFIIPTHGLYDEILYTVGLTFYDLLAGGLSLGRSKRISKKETLKRISLINPDKISAGVVYYDGQFDDSRMAINTLQTAVGLGARVVNYCSVDGLLKDANGKITGVKVHDEMDGASFEIKGKQIVNATGVFADDVLQMDSPGAEKTIAPSQGVHLMLDKSFLPGDDAITIPKTDDGRVLFLVPWHNRVIVGTTDTPLKTESLEPVALEEEIGFILATAGRYLTKAPKRSDVLSVFAGLRPLAAPKKEGSKTKEISRSHKIYTSDSGLLTIVGGKWTTFRRMGQDLVDKAEKNHEWKHIPTKTRHLKIHGYKENVNHDDPLYFYGSDEEKVMQLSKENGWNESLSTSMGVIQAQVVWAVRYEMALNVEDFLARRVRCQLLNAKESVEMAPKVAEIMAKELGKDEAWQAKQVSDYEKVTSNYIL from the coding sequence ATGGACAGAAAAGAAATAATGAGTAAGTTGAGAAGTGATTCTAAAACTTATGATTTCGTAATTATAGGAGGTGGAGCAACCGGTATTGGTATAGCTCTCGAGGCATCTGCAAGAGGTTATTCTGTTGCTTTGCTTGAGAAATCTGATTTTACTAAATCTACATCAAGTAAAGCTACAAAGTTAGTGCATGGTGGTGTTAGATATTTAGCACAAGGTGATATAGGTTTAGTAAGAGAGGCTGTTGTTGAAAGAGGGTTGATGCTTAAAAACGCTCCTCATATAACTAAAAGTCAGTCGTTTATAATACCTACTCATGGTCTGTATGATGAAATATTGTATACTGTTGGTTTAACTTTTTACGATTTGTTAGCAGGAGGACTGAGTCTTGGAAGATCTAAACGTATCTCGAAAAAAGAGACGTTAAAACGTATTTCTCTTATAAACCCAGATAAAATTTCAGCAGGTGTTGTTTATTATGATGGCCAGTTTGATGATTCTCGTATGGCTATAAATACGTTACAAACAGCTGTTGGATTAGGTGCTCGAGTTGTAAATTATTGTTCTGTAGATGGTTTGCTTAAAGATGCAAATGGAAAGATTACAGGAGTTAAAGTGCACGATGAAATGGATGGTGCATCATTCGAAATAAAAGGAAAGCAAATTGTGAACGCTACAGGTGTATTTGCAGATGATGTATTGCAAATGGATTCTCCAGGGGCCGAAAAAACTATTGCACCTAGCCAAGGTGTTCACTTAATGTTAGATAAATCTTTTTTACCTGGTGATGACGCTATTACTATACCTAAAACAGATGATGGTCGTGTATTGTTTTTAGTACCATGGCATAACCGTGTTATTGTTGGAACAACAGATACACCTCTTAAAACAGAATCTTTAGAACCAGTTGCTCTAGAAGAAGAAATAGGTTTTATTCTAGCTACTGCTGGTAGATATTTAACAAAAGCTCCTAAAAGAAGCGATGTGTTAAGTGTGTTTGCTGGTTTACGTCCTTTGGCTGCTCCAAAAAAAGAAGGAAGCAAAACGAAAGAGATCTCTCGAAGCCATAAAATTTATACATCAGATTCAGGACTATTAACTATTGTAGGTGGTAAATGGACCACTTTTAGAAGAATGGGGCAAGATTTGGTTGATAAAGCCGAGAAAAATCACGAATGGAAACATATTCCAACAAAAACAAGACATCTTAAAATACACGGTTATAAAGAAAATGTAAATCATGATGATCCATTATATTTTTATGGTAGTGATGAAGAAAAAGTAATGCAATTATCTAAGGAAAATGGATGGAATGAATCGTTAAGTACATCTATGGGGGTTATACAAGCGCAAGTAGTTTGGGCTGTAAGATATGAAATGGCTCTTAATGTTGAAGATTTTCTTGCTCGTAGAGTTCGTTGTCAGTTATTAAACGCAAAAGAAAGTGTTGAAATGGCTCCAAAAGTAGCAGAAATAATGGCTAAGGAATTAGGTAAAGATGAAGCTTGGCAAGCAAAACAAGTTTCAGATTATGAAAAAGTGACATCAAATTATATTTTATAA
- the glpK gene encoding glycerol kinase GlpK: protein MKSKLILAFDQGTTSSRAILFNHDGEIVRVSQKAFEQIFPKPGWVEHNPNDIWSSQISVAAEVVAQEGVSGDDIAAIGITNQRETVIVWDRETSEPIYNAIVWQDRRTAKYCDSLKDAGHVDMIKKKTGLVIDAYFSATKLKWILDNVEGAREKAEAGKLCFGTVDTWVVWKLTRGKMFITDVSNASRTMLFNIHTMAWDEELMALFNIPKAMLPEVKESSEIYGSTATTLFSSKIPIAGIAGDQQAALFGQMCTKPGMVKNTYGTGCFLLMNTGDKAVYSKNNLLTTVAWKINGKTTYALEGSVFVGGAAIQWLRDGAKMVKTAPGINYLAETVKDNGGVYFVPALTGLGAPYWDQYARGAMLGITRGTTDAHIARATLEGIAFQVYDIVKAMEADAGEESIELRVDGGAAASDLLMQIQSDLFGFKIIRPKTLETTAMGAAYLAGLAVGYWDSVDDIQSQWSIDKEFFPKAAKDKVEDMLHYWHKAVKCAQHWIEE from the coding sequence ATGAAAAGTAAATTAATTTTAGCATTCGACCAAGGGACAACATCATCCCGAGCAATTTTATTTAATCACGATGGAGAAATTGTAAGAGTTTCTCAGAAAGCGTTTGAACAAATTTTTCCTAAGCCAGGATGGGTAGAGCATAACCCGAATGACATTTGGTCTTCACAAATATCTGTAGCAGCCGAGGTTGTTGCTCAAGAAGGTGTTTCTGGAGATGATATTGCAGCCATAGGGATTACTAATCAAAGGGAAACCGTTATTGTTTGGGATCGTGAAACCAGTGAACCAATTTACAACGCAATAGTCTGGCAAGATAGAAGAACGGCTAAATATTGCGATAGTCTTAAGGATGCTGGTCATGTGGATATGATTAAAAAGAAAACGGGCTTAGTAATCGATGCTTATTTTTCTGCAACTAAATTAAAATGGATTCTTGATAATGTAGAAGGTGCTAGAGAAAAAGCCGAAGCAGGAAAACTATGTTTTGGTACGGTAGATACTTGGGTTGTTTGGAAGCTTACTCGGGGTAAAATGTTTATTACAGATGTTTCTAATGCAAGTAGAACGATGTTATTCAATATTCATACCATGGCTTGGGATGAAGAGTTGATGGCTTTGTTCAATATTCCTAAAGCTATGTTGCCAGAAGTTAAGGAAAGTAGTGAAATTTACGGAAGTACAGCGACTACTTTATTTTCATCTAAAATTCCTATTGCGGGTATTGCAGGAGATCAACAAGCGGCTTTATTTGGCCAAATGTGTACAAAACCTGGAATGGTTAAAAATACTTACGGCACAGGATGTTTCTTATTAATGAATACGGGAGATAAAGCGGTGTATTCAAAAAATAATTTACTGACAACAGTTGCTTGGAAAATTAATGGAAAAACAACCTACGCTCTAGAAGGAAGTGTATTTGTTGGTGGAGCCGCTATACAATGGTTACGTGATGGAGCAAAAATGGTGAAAACAGCACCAGGAATTAATTATTTAGCAGAAACAGTTAAAGATAACGGTGGTGTATATTTTGTACCAGCATTAACAGGTTTAGGAGCACCTTATTGGGATCAATATGCTCGTGGAGCTATGCTGGGTATTACTAGAGGTACTACAGATGCACATATTGCACGCGCTACCTTAGAGGGGATTGCTTTTCAAGTATACGATATTGTGAAAGCCATGGAAGCCGATGCAGGAGAAGAAAGTATAGAATTAAGAGTAGATGGTGGTGCTGCAGCAAGTGATTTATTAATGCAGATACAATCTGATTTATTTGGATTTAAAATTATAAGACCTAAAACCTTAGAGACCACTGCAATGGGAGCGGCTTATTTGGCAGGTTTAGCTGTTGGTTATTGGGATAGTGTAGATGATATTCAATCGCAATGGAGTATTGATAAGGAGTTCTTTCCAAAAGCTGCTAAAGACAAAGTTGAAGATATGTTGCATTACTGGCATAAAGCTGTTAAGTGCGCTCAACATTGGATCGAAGAATAA
- a CDS encoding acyl-CoA thioesterase: MFKHPKDSQISISHLMLPSNSNFSGKIHGGYILNLMDQIAFACASKHSRNYCVTASVNKVDFLNPIDVGELVTLKASINYTGRTSMVVGVRVESENIQSGLTKHCNSSYFTMVAKDEKGNNAAVPGIILDDEQSVRRFARSMKRQEQSRSRSNNFKSSEFIIADHLEFVKTQNAKITF, translated from the coding sequence TTAAACATCCAAAAGACTCGCAAATATCAATATCTCACCTTATGTTACCATCGAATTCCAATTTTAGTGGAAAAATTCATGGTGGTTATATTCTTAATTTAATGGATCAAATTGCATTTGCATGCGCATCAAAACATTCACGTAATTATTGCGTTACAGCCTCTGTTAATAAAGTAGATTTTTTAAACCCTATTGATGTTGGAGAACTTGTTACTCTTAAAGCTTCTATAAACTATACAGGAAGAACGTCTATGGTTGTTGGTGTTCGTGTAGAATCGGAAAATATTCAATCTGGATTAACAAAACATTGCAATTCAAGCTATTTTACAATGGTTGCAAAAGATGAAAAAGGAAATAACGCTGCGGTTCCAGGAATTATTTTAGATGATGAGCAAAGTGTGCGTCGTTTTGCTAGAAGTATGAAAAGACAAGAACAATCGCGTTCTAGAAGTAATAATTTTAAATCATCGGAATTTATAATTGCAGACCATTTAGAATTTGTAAAAACTCAAAATGCAAAGATTACGTTTTAA
- a CDS encoding DeoR/GlpR family DNA-binding transcription regulator, with product MPLNIIDRHKQILKKLEENGFVNVNELSIEFNVSLVTIRKDLKLLEERKLLFRSHGKAIPANPYITEHPVNFKKKLNAKEKKKIATAAASTLEPFDTIIIASGTSVIELARQIKPIEGLTVLTASLNAAIILAEHKQIDIMQLGGMLRSSSSSVVGSIAEKMLAEFTFTKLFLGVDGIDLEYGLTTTNSMEASLNKEMIKAAQKIIVLADSSKFSKKGFGRICGLDEIDQIITDSGIDNKTKNRLIELGIELTIV from the coding sequence ATGCCACTAAATATAATTGATCGCCACAAACAGATTTTAAAGAAACTGGAAGAGAATGGCTTTGTAAATGTCAATGAGCTAAGTATTGAGTTTAATGTTTCATTAGTAACTATCCGTAAAGACTTAAAACTACTCGAAGAAAGAAAACTACTATTTAGATCGCATGGAAAAGCTATTCCGGCAAATCCTTACATCACCGAACATCCCGTAAATTTTAAGAAAAAGCTAAACGCCAAAGAAAAAAAGAAAATTGCAACAGCCGCGGCATCAACACTAGAACCTTTTGACACTATTATTATAGCCTCCGGAACCTCTGTAATTGAATTAGCTAGACAAATTAAGCCTATAGAAGGATTAACAGTACTAACCGCTTCTTTAAATGCAGCTATTATATTAGCAGAGCATAAACAAATAGACATCATGCAATTAGGAGGTATGCTTAGATCAAGCTCTTCTTCTGTTGTTGGTTCTATTGCTGAAAAAATGTTGGCAGAATTTACATTTACAAAATTGTTTTTAGGCGTCGATGGCATTGACCTGGAATATGGGCTTACAACCACAAATTCGATGGAAGCTTCTTTAAATAAAGAAATGATTAAAGCAGCACAAAAAATAATTGTATTGGCAGATTCTTCTAAATTTAGCAAAAAGGGATTTGGAAGAATTTGCGGACTTGATGAAATCGATCAAATAATAACCGATTCTGGCATTGACAATAAAACCAAAAACAGACTAATTGAATTAGGCATTGAGCTTACTATTGTATAA